One segment of Burkholderia multivorans ATCC BAA-247 DNA contains the following:
- a CDS encoding cupin domain-containing protein, which produces MQIIRSKAFTADRAWGALDIANLDGITVRLHWTDQPYRWHVNDGEEVFAVLDGRVEMRYREAGVERTAILEAGDVFHASAGTEHVAHPLGEARILVIEKEGSV; this is translated from the coding sequence ATGCAGATCATCCGCAGCAAAGCATTCACGGCAGACCGCGCGTGGGGCGCGCTCGACATCGCGAATCTGGACGGAATCACCGTCCGCCTGCACTGGACGGACCAACCATATCGATGGCACGTGAACGACGGAGAAGAAGTGTTCGCCGTGCTCGACGGCCGCGTCGAGATGCGTTATCGCGAAGCGGGCGTCGAACGCACGGCGATACTCGAGGCGGGCGACGTATTCCACGCGTCGGCCGGCACCGAGCACGTCGCGCATCCGCTCGGCGAAGCGCGCATTCTCGTCATTGAAAAGGAAGGCAGCGTCTGA